The bacterium HR17 genomic interval TGACATCGCGGTGGACGAGGCGCTTTTTGGGGCTGGGCTCTTCCAGTTGGTCGCAGACGGCGACCTTGTAGCCCGCTTCCAGCAACTTGGCGATGTAGCGCTCAACGGCATGGTGCGGGACACCGCACATCGGGACGCGGTTGCCCCGCCCGATTTCCCGCGAGGTCAGCACCAACTGCAACACCTGCGCCCCGATTTGGGCGTCCTCACCGAACATCTCGTAAAAGTCGCCCAACCGAAAGAGCACCAAGACATCGGGGTAGCGCGCCTTAATCGCCTGATATTGCCGAAACATTGGCGTCAGCCTTTCACCGTGCCGATCCGCCATGATGACACACCTTCAACCCTCATTCGGTTTGTCCCCTCAAATTTTACCAGTTGCCGCGCCGATGGTGTCCGTTACTCGCCGGCACACAGAAAAAGTGAGCGGATCGCCCTCCTCCCAAGATGTGAGGGCGGGAAGGTCCCTCAGGGCTGCAACCCAGCGCTTTGCATATCGTTTAGGTGGCTGTCGGGAGGTGCCTCGTCGCAGAACGGTTGGGAGGCGGACGGGGGCAAACGGGACTTCGGTTCCCGCCTTACTCGGAGGGCGGCTCTCCTGAGCCGCTGAAGAAAAAGACAAAGGGGGGGCTTTGTCTTTCCACCTTATGAGGCGGGCGGAAAGGTTTAGATGTCGTCGGTGGCGAGGTGTGCGTGCCAAAATTGCCCATCGGGTCAAAGGCGTCCATGGTAATGTCGCGTTTTCCTGACGCTGTCGTCGCAACGACTGATGGTGCAAACGAGGTGAAACATCATAGCCGCTGCGATCGGTTTCGTTATTGTGGGATTGGGCATGGGACGCCACCGCGCCCGCACGGTCACCCAAACGCCCAACGCCCAACTCATCGGCGTCGCCGACATCAACCCTGAGCGGGCACAAAAAGTCGCCGACGAGTTGGGTTGTGAGTGGCAGACCGATTTTCGCGCTTTCCTTGACCGTCCCGATGTCCATGTCGTTTGGGTTATGACACCGTCAGGGTTGCACGCTGACATCGCTGTCCCGGCGTTGGAAGCGGGCAAGAATGTCATTGTCACTAAGCCGATGGAAGTGACTTTGGAACGCGCCGACGCGATGATTACAGCGGCGGAGCGCAACAACCGCCTGTTGCTCGTGGACTTTGATATGCGTTACCTAAAAGGCGCATGGCAAATTCGCCAAGCCATCGTTGACGGGCTGTTTGGCAAACTCATCTTGCTGGAAGGGCGGCTCAAGTGGTTTCGGTCGCAGGACTACTACAGCCGCAGCGGCTGGCGGGGCACTTGGCGCTACGACGGCGGTGGCTCGTTGGCAAATCAGACCATCCACCTGATTGACCAACTTGTTTGGCTGGGCGGTGAAGTGGAGCGAGTGGAAGCAGCGCGCATCGGCGTTTTCGCCCACGCCATTGAGACCGAAGATCTGGGCGTGGCGATTTTCCGATACCGCAACGGTGCGTTGGGCACGGTGCTGGGCACGACAACTTTCCCTAAAGACGCCTACGCCGTCGTGGAAGTGCACGGCGATAAAGGCGGGGCGATTTTGGATGTCAACGGGCAAGTGCGCTGGTTTTTCCGCGACGACAGTGTAGCGCCGCCTGAAGTTGCACCACCCTTTGCCAACTCCGCTGAGAACATGGTCGCTGCCATCCACAACGGTGCCCTGTTGGTGTGCGACGGGCGTGAAGGGCGCAAATCGCTGGCATTGCTTACCGCCATCTACCGCGCCGCTCAAACGGGGCAACCAACTTCTCTGTAGGGCGCGTCCCAACCCCTCTGCGCCGATGCGCTTGGCGGCAGGCATATCACTTCAGCGATTGCAGGTAGGCGACAAGCGCGTTCAGGTCTTCTTCACTGCCTTCAAAAGCAGGCATCGTCGTGTTGGGGTTGAGCGTTTGCGGGTTGAGCAAAATCCTCCGCAACTTGGCGGCATCATATTTCTTGCCGACGCCGTCCAAACTTGGTCCGATTGTTCCCCCGATACCACCGATGGCGTGGCAAGTGGCGCATCCCGTCTCGTCATAAACCGTTTTGCCCCGTTCCACCAAACCGCTGGGTGACGAACGCGCAACGATCGGGTTGTTGCGGGTTGGACTTCGTTTGCTGACCGTCGGTCGTTCAGACGGTTGCGTTTCCTGGTGCCGACACGCCGACACACAAACTGCCAATGAGAGCGCCAAGCCCATCGCCGTCATCCGCATGCTTATCACCTCTCGCTTGTCCGGCTATCAAGTTTTCAGCGCCATCGCCCTCGTGGGCGACAGTCATTAAAACGCCGTCGTTACCTGAACGCGTGGCGGTTAGTGACGCTAACCGACTCGCACTTCAAATTCTTCCACTACGGGGTTTGCCAACAATTGGCGACACATCTGTTCGGCTTGTTGGCGGGCTTGGTCGGGTGAAAGCATGTCGTCCAACCACAGTTCAATGAGTTTGCCGATACGCACCTTGTGCACACTCTCAAAGCCCAACTGGCGCAAGGCGCGCTCCACGACCCGCCCTTGTGCGTCGTCCAAACTGGCTTTCAACCGCACCAAAACCGTCACCTTCGGCAAGGTCATCTCCCCCGTTTTTCAGAGCGTCCCTTCAACTGTGCCACACTTTAATGGCGGTGACGCTGATGGCGACTTTCGTCTACCTTGTGCGACACGGCGAAACGGTGTGGAACGCAGAGGGGCGACTGTGCGGTAGCAGTGACATCCCGCTGAGCCCTATCGGACAACAGCAAGCCCAAAGGTTAGCGCAGCGGTTGCGCTCCGTCCCGCTGGCTGCCATTTACAGCAGTCCGTTGCGGCGCACCCGTCAAACGGCTGAAACGATTGCGGCGCTGCACAATTTACCCGTGCACCCTGTGCCGGAACTGAGCGAAATTGACTACGGCGATTGGGAGGGAATGGCGGTTGACGAACTGGCGCGCCGCTTTCCTGAGGCGGAGCGCTGTCGCACTGATGACCCGTTGCGGTTCGTCGCGCCCAACGGCGAACCGTTTGCCCACTTTGTTGAGCGGGTCACGACAACCGTGCAGCGCATCGCTGCCTGCCATGCGAATGAGACCATAGCCGTCGTGGCGCACCAAGGGGTCAACCGCATCGTTTTGTGTTGGGTGCTGCAGGCGGAGTTCTCCCTTTGGCGCCGATTGCGCCAAGACCCTGCCTGCGTCAACCTTTTGCAAGTGCGGGACGACGGACAGTGGCGGGTGTGGCTCGCTAACGATACTTGCCACCTGCAGGATGCGTCGTTGGAGTCAGAAAAACCCGTGCAAGCGTCTGAGGTGAACCGTTGATGCCGTCCTTGCGCCGAACGCGCCACAAGTTGCAAAAGCAAGCCGTCCGCTGGACGATTTGGGGCGGTGTTTTCGTCATCTTTCTCGTGGGCACTTTCACGGGGTTCAGTTGGTGGACGGGGCGCTCGGAACTGTCCAGCCAACTACCGCGTGTTGTCGCCCGCGTCAACGGCGAGGAAATTTCTCGCGCGACTTACGAACAATTTTTGGCGCAGGCAGCACAATTCATGCATCCGACAGTCGCCGATTGGGCAACGGTCAAAGAAATCGCTTTCGGACAGTTGCTGGAAACCGTCGTGTTAAAGCAAGAAGCCCAACGGCGCGGGTTGCGAGTTACACAGAGGGACATAGACAAACACGTCAACGCGATGGTCGCGGCGGAGTTGGACAGCGCCCGCCAGCGTTACCAGCGGGAGAAATCTTTTCGCGATTACATCCGCAAAGAGTTCGGTTCGTTGGACAACTACGCCGCCGCACTGCGCCGTCAAGCCCAACAACAAGTTAACGAGTTGCAAGACGCCTTGTTGCAAGAAAAATTGCGGGAAAGCGTGGAGCAAAGTGTCAAAGTCACGGAGAAAGACTTACGCATGGCTTACACCCAATTTCGCATCCGCCATATTCTTGTCAGTTTCGCCCGTTTCTTTCCCAAAGGCAAAACGCCTACCCTTCAAGACCAACAAACTGCCCGCCGAAAAGCGCGCGAACGCGCCCAGCAACTCCGTCAACGCCTGCTGAAAGGAGAAGACTTTCAAGCGTTAGCGCGCAAGGAATCGGACGATACACCGACGGCGTCTAAAGGCGGCGACTTAGGAGTGATGACATTGGATATGGTGCGGGGGCGTTTGGGTGAGGCTATTGCCCAAGCCCTGCCTCGCCTGAAAGTCGGCGAGATTTCGGAGCCCTTAGAGGGTTGGATGGGCTACCACCTCCTGCAAGTGGAAAGTAAGCGGGTTGTGTTGCCCCCCGATTACGATAAAGTGCGCTACCGCTGCGAAAACACAAAATGTGCCTACCAGTGGTTAGGGGAGAAAGGGGAAACGCAATGCCCCAAGTGCAAGGGCAAAGCCATCAAAGTCGTCGGGACGCGGCGGTCTGAACTGCTGCGGCAGTTGCGCATGCAACGCCAACAGGAAGCGTGGGACCGTTTGCGCACCGATTTGCGCCAAAGGGCGCAAGTGGACATCCAAGACCCCGAATTGCGCGGGTTGTGGGCAGCCCGCAACGGCGATGCAGAGGAAGCCCGCCGGGCGTTGGGCGAAGCCCTTAAAATCGCCCTGCGATCGCCGGACGCCCGCCGCCATTTTCTTTACCCCGAAGTCATTTTGCTGGAGTTGGCGCGGTTGGAGCAAGGACAAGGCAAACTTGCGGAGGCTGAGCGGCATTTGCAGGAAGCCCTCAAATACTCCGACGATAACAGCCTCCATCTGCAACTCGGCACCGTCTTCATGCTGCGCAATAAAAAAGACGCCGCGCTGAAAGAGTTCATGAAAGTCGCCAACAGTTCGCCCACACCCGTTCAGCGGCAAGTGCTGGCAAATTACTTGGAACAGTTAGGGCGCAAGGATTTGGCGGAGCAACAACGCCGCTTAGCGCAAAAAGAGCAAGCCGCCAGCGGGATGACGCTCCCTCTCAACCTCCAATAACGCTGCCATATGCAGCGTTGAAGAATGGGGTTCATTCGGAGGGCGGCTCTCCTGAGCCGCTGAAAAACGGTGCGTCAGGAGACGCACCCTCCGAATAACGAACTCTCGGAGGGCGGCTCTCCTGAGCCGCTGAAAAACGGTGCGTCAGGAGACGCACCCTCCGAATAACGAACTCTCGGAGGGCGGCTCTCCTGAGCCGCTGAAAAACGGTGCGTCAGGAGACGCACCCTCCGAATAACGAACTCTCGGAGGGCGGCTCTCCTGAGCCGCTGAAAAACGGTGCGTCAGGAGACGCACCCTCCGAATAACAAACTCTCGGAGGGCGGCTCTCCTGAGCCGCCGAAAAACTGCCCTGCGGAGGTCTGGCACGCATGGAACCGCTGACCCGTGAACGGCTCTTGGAACTGGCAGCGCAGTGGCGCGGTCAACGGATATTGGTCGTGGGGGATTTAATGCTGGACGAATACATCCTCGGAACAGCTGAGCGCATCTCACCAGAAGCTCCGGTGCCCGTGATCATGTGCGAGCGACGCACCTACGGTGCCGGCGGTGCTGCCAACACCGCGATGAACTTGCTGGCGTT includes:
- the gfo_7 gene encoding Glucose--fructose oxidoreductase is translated as MGRHRARTVTQTPNAQLIGVADINPERAQKVADELGCEWQTDFRAFLDRPDVHVVWVMTPSGLHADIAVPALEAGKNVIVTKPMEVTLERADAMITAAERNNRLLLVDFDMRYLKGAWQIRQAIVDGLFGKLILLEGRLKWFRSQDYYSRSGWRGTWRYDGGGSLANQTIHLIDQLVWLGGEVERVEAARIGVFAHAIETEDLGVAIFRYRNGALGTVLGTTTFPKDAYAVVEVHGDKGGAILDVNGQVRWFFRDDSVAPPEVAPPFANSAENMVAAIHNGALLVCDGREGRKSLALLTAIYRAAQTGQPTSL
- the ctaC gene encoding Cytochrome c oxidase subunit 2, encoding MRMTAMGLALSLAVCVSACRHQETQPSERPTVSKRSPTRNNPIVARSSPSGLVERGKTVYDETGCATCHAIGGIGGTIGPSLDGVGKKYDAAKLRRILLNPQTLNPNTTMPAFEGSEEDLNALVAYLQSLK
- the purS gene encoding Phosphoribosylformylglycinamidine synthase subunit PurS produces the protein MPKVTVLVRLKASLDDAQGRVVERALRQLGFESVHKVRIGKLIELWLDDMLSPDQARQQAEQMCRQLLANPVVEEFEVRVG
- the pspA_2 gene encoding Phosphoserine phosphatase 1 — its product is MATFVYLVRHGETVWNAEGRLCGSSDIPLSPIGQQQAQRLAQRLRSVPLAAIYSSPLRRTRQTAETIAALHNLPVHPVPELSEIDYGDWEGMAVDELARRFPEAERCRTDDPLRFVAPNGEPFAHFVERVTTTVQRIAACHANETIAVVAHQGVNRIVLCWVLQAEFSLWRRLRQDPACVNLLQVRDDGQWRVWLANDTCHLQDASLESEKPVQASEVNR
- the prsA3 gene encoding Foldase protein PrsA 3, encoding MPSLRRTRHKLQKQAVRWTIWGGVFVIFLVGTFTGFSWWTGRSELSSQLPRVVARVNGEEISRATYEQFLAQAAQFMHPTVADWATVKEIAFGQLLETVVLKQEAQRRGLRVTQRDIDKHVNAMVAAELDSARQRYQREKSFRDYIRKEFGSLDNYAAALRRQAQQQVNELQDALLQEKLRESVEQSVKVTEKDLRMAYTQFRIRHILVSFARFFPKGKTPTLQDQQTARRKARERAQQLRQRLLKGEDFQALARKESDDTPTASKGGDLGVMTLDMVRGRLGEAIAQALPRLKVGEISEPLEGWMGYHLLQVESKRVVLPPDYDKVRYRCENTKCAYQWLGEKGETQCPKCKGKAIKVVGTRRSELLRQLRMQRQQEAWDRLRTDLRQRAQVDIQDPELRGLWAARNGDAEEARRALGEALKIALRSPDARRHFLYPEVILLELARLEQGQGKLAEAERHLQEALKYSDDNSLHLQLGTVFMLRNKKDAALKEFMKVANSSPTPVQRQVLANYLEQLGRKDLAEQQRRLAQKEQAASGMTLPLNLQ